The Anoplopoma fimbria isolate UVic2021 breed Golden Eagle Sablefish chromosome 10, Afim_UVic_2022, whole genome shotgun sequence sequence TTCGCACCCAACTTCCCCGTCTATGTGATTCTTCGCTTTTTAGTCGGCACCACGATATCCGGAGTCATCATCAATGCCTTTGTACTGGGTACTTACAAAACACAGATAATCAGTTGTAACAAGATTGAATTCCTCACATATGGATTCAAGATAAGAAACAGTGGATGTTCATCTCATTTGTCAGACCTTATAATGGCTTTCTTGTGCTATTTTTGCCCAGACCCACAACCCAATCCCTTACCACTCCTTCCACAACCTTAAAGCTccaaaccaccaccaccacagttTAACCCTCTCCCCATgattcctcctctcctctcctctcctctcctctcctctcctctcctctcctctcctccccttccaaaccctgcactgttttttttcctccaaaggCACCGAGTGGACCTGCACCAAGAGGCGCATGCTAGCCGGTATCTTCACCGACTATGCGTTTGGTCTTGGCTACATGCTGCTAGCAGGCATAGCGTACTTGATACGAGACTGGAGAAAGTTGCAGTTGGCCATATCGGCCCCAGGGTTCCTGCTCATCTTCTATATATGGTGAGGAAAGGGCATCTGAACATTAGATCCACTGTGAATTCACACAATTCCTTGTCAGGGCACATGAATGCCCTCTTTGTGATGTGTGATGCACGTTTCCTCCTCTGCCCTTATGTCTGGGCCTTCCTCTTGCCCCtgtgccctctctctctctcctgtcaggGTGCTTCCTCAGTCCGCCAGATGGTTGTTGGCCAACGACAGGGGGGAGGAAGCCATCGCACTCCTCCGCAAGGCCGCACTCGTCAACGGACGCATCTTATCTCCTGCTGTACAAGTGTGTCTCTCTGCATTTTACTCCATACTCTCTCATGCTTCTCAGCTCCATGCTAAGTTGAAGAATTATCTGTTAAAATAGTCCCataaaaaaccaacaaaaccaaaaccaaccaTGTGTTGTCCTTCTCTCCATACTTTCTTCACTCTGTCTGTGTCACTCTGCctaaagtaacatttttttcctcGTTGCAGCTGTAAATCTTTTCATTCGATAAGTTAAAAATAAGAGCAATGTAGAATATCACCACCCTTATCTTTGAAATGTTTGGGTTTACTTGTCTCCAGGTTGAGAAGTGTCAGATTTCAGGTGGAGGGAAGAGAAGTTATTCAGCTGTGGATCTCGTACGAACACCTCAGATGAGAAAGAGGTCCATCATCTTGTTCTACATCTGGTAaatactgtgtgtatgtgtgcatgcatgtaaactTTATAGTTTCTTTTTACATCTTTTACAAATCAAATTCATATTCCTTTTACCATTTTTTCTTCCATCCCTGTTCCTTCTCTTCCCCCCTAGGTTTGTGAATGTGCTGGTGTATTACGGCCTCTCTCTGGGCGTGTCCAGGTTAGGCACAAACCTCTACCTGACCCAGTTTGTCTTCGGGTTGATTGAGATTCCGGCTCGTTCTCTGGTCCTGCTCGTCTTACCCTACAGTCGCCGACTCTCCCAAAGCGGATTTCTGGCTGTGGGAGGGCTCGCCTGTCTGCTCATGCTCGTTGTCCCTGCTGGTATAGGATGGACGCTGTGTGTATCTGTTGTGCTCTGACAAGACTGCTACTCAAATGCATTTTGTCTTTGATcatttccctccctctgtctgtagATCATCCTAATGTCCTGACTGGTCTTGCTATGGTTGGGAAGTTTGGCATAACAGCTTCCTTTGCTGTAATCTATGTGTACACCGCTGAGATATTCCCCACTGTGCTCCGGTAaatcatctgtctgtctgtgcagttTTTATTACGTCAATACAAACACGACCCCAAAAGTCTTTGTGGGTAATAACTACAACTTCCCTTGTCTACCTACAGGCAAACAGGAATAGGTGTATCCTGTATGTTTGCGAGGGTGGGCGGCGTGTTAGCTCCCGTTATAAACATGTTTCACGACCACAGCCCCAACACACCTCTGGCCATCTTCGGTGTCTCCCCGCTGCTGGGGGCTGTCCTGGCCCTGGCACTGCCCGAAACTGCCGACAGACCTCTTCCTGACACGGTGGAGGATGCAGAAAACTGGGACACGAGGTACCAGGATGTGACCTCTGCTCTTTACTTTGTGAGCTCTTTAGGCTACCGTGTATCTAATGCAGCCTCCgtgaccctgaacaggatatAAAATCTCTGTGCCCCTTTTGTCCGACAGGTCGCCTCTCGACAAGGAGAACCCTGAGATGTCTGGGGATGTGAGCCAATCAGCAAGTagcacagaggagcaggagctACGACATCTGGCAAGCCAGGCCTAACGGTGTGAAAAAGGCAGCACACAGTAGATTATTCACATATCATGTagaatataaaattaaaattaaaattagttCTTAAAGGTGCTACagtcagagcattaatatagcagcaaacaactattacCTTCGCCATGTTGTAAGCCATTTAGATGCAATAGAAATACTCTAAATCTCCAATATGGCACATTTAAAGGGAGAGTTCACCCCCAAatccaaaatacatatatttctcCTCTTatctgtagtgctatttatcagtcTAGACTGATCTGGTGTGAGTTGCCGAGTAAATTCTGCGCGGTGAAAAGTTTAGCGTTTGtagtttgacaaaaagaaaatagctcCTGCACAAATCTGTTCACAGccaggtcatgatttctgtAAAGAGATAATACTGTTgaatttttcaaataaacttttggggtgtTTTGAGCACCACAAGATGAGGGCCATTTAGTTAAATTATATTGGAGAAAAGCCAGACATCTCTACGGTCGCTATCTACAACACACAATCtggattgataaatagcactacaggtaagaggaaaaatatagatttttaattttggggtgaactgccCCTTCAACATAACATCCTCTGTGCAGTTACATGTCAGGATCTGATAAAGAGCTCTATGCAAGAAACACCTTTCACCCACCAAAATAGCACATGTTCACGTGCACAAAGCAGGCATTCATATGTTTCACCAGGTAAACACACGATTAAGTCAGGAACAGTCGTACTTTACAATCTTGTGCATTTCTCAGATGTTTACACCTTAATTCCACTGTTGACGAGTGGTTTGATACTTTTTACAAATAATGAGTTCCCCTCAAGACTTCGCAGATACACAGATTGCATTTTTGTATATGTTGATATATCTAAAGGCATCAAGTCAGAGCTCAACTTTCTAAACCTGTGCTGATTCTGAAGAATCTGGACAAGTCTTTGGCACACTGCCACGTCCTCTCGCTGCAGTACACATTGAACAGCTATAATTAGGACTTCGTATTTTTA is a genomic window containing:
- the si:dkey-166k12.1 gene encoding solute carrier family 22 member 6-B, encoding MNFDQILSAIGGFGKYQKILYVWICLPQILLAFHMMVSIFTGSTPPYQCRESSISVAGNQSSFPATLSRNFSLSDSSCFSSDVLLQGNRTERVPCGHGWVYSKETFQSTTVTEWDLVCDKAGLNSLGSSVYMLGLLVGSLLFGAMADRYGRRFILLLSIALQTVFGVAVAFAPNFPVYVILRFLVGTTISGVIINAFVLGTEWTCTKRRMLAGIFTDYAFGLGYMLLAGIAYLIRDWRKLQLAISAPGFLLIFYIWVLPQSARWLLANDRGEEAIALLRKAALVNGRILSPAVQVEKCQISGGGKRSYSAVDLVRTPQMRKRSIILFYIWFVNVLVYYGLSLGVSRLGTNLYLTQFVFGLIEIPARSLVLLVLPYSRRLSQSGFLAVGGLACLLMLVVPADHPNVLTGLAMVGKFGITASFAVIYVYTAEIFPTVLRQTGIGVSCMFARVGGVLAPVINMFHDHSPNTPLAIFGVSPLLGAVLALALPETADRPLPDTVEDAENWDTRSPLDKENPEMSGDVSQSASSTEEQELRHLASQA